The following are encoded together in the Coturnix japonica isolate 7356 chromosome 8, Coturnix japonica 2.1, whole genome shotgun sequence genome:
- the VAMP4 gene encoding vesicle-associated membrane protein 4 isoform X2 encodes MPPKFKRHLNDDEVTGSVKSERRNLLEEDSDEEEDFFLRGPSGPRFGPRNDKIRHVQNQVDEVIDVMQENITKVIERGERLDDLQDKSESLSDNATAFSNRAKHLRRQMWWRGCKMKAIIALVAVVLLLVIISE; translated from the exons ATGCCGCCCAAGTTCAAGCGGCACCTGAACGATGACGAGGTGACGGGCTCGGTGAAGAGCGAGCGG AGGAACCTTTTGGAGGAGGATTCAGATGAAGAGGAGGACTTTTTCTT gaggggacCTTCCGGACCGAGGTTTGGACCCAGAAATGACAAGATCAGGCA TGTCCAGAACCAGGTGGATGAAGTCATTGATGTTATGCAGGAGAACATCACAAAGGTGATTGAAAGAGGCGAGCGGCTGGATGACCTGCAGGATAAATCAG AGAGTTTATCAGACAATGCAACAGCATTTAGCAACAGAGCCAAACATCTTCGAAGGCAGATGTGGTGGCGAGGCTGCAAG ATGAAGGCAATCATTGCACTGGTGGCCGTCGTCCTCCTGCTCGTGATCATCAGTGAGTAG
- the VAMP4 gene encoding vesicle-associated membrane protein 4 isoform X1: MPPKFKRHLNDDEVTGSVKSERRNLLEEDSDEEEDFFLRGPSGPRFGPRNDKIRHVQNQVDEVIDVMQENITKVIERGERLDDLQDKSESLSDNATAFSNRAKHLRRQMWWRGCKMKAIIALVAVVLLLVIIIPIVLKYHT, from the exons ATGCCGCCCAAGTTCAAGCGGCACCTGAACGATGACGAGGTGACGGGCTCGGTGAAGAGCGAGCGG AGGAACCTTTTGGAGGAGGATTCAGATGAAGAGGAGGACTTTTTCTT gaggggacCTTCCGGACCGAGGTTTGGACCCAGAAATGACAAGATCAGGCA TGTCCAGAACCAGGTGGATGAAGTCATTGATGTTATGCAGGAGAACATCACAAAGGTGATTGAAAGAGGCGAGCGGCTGGATGACCTGCAGGATAAATCAG AGAGTTTATCAGACAATGCAACAGCATTTAGCAACAGAGCCAAACATCTTCGAAGGCAGATGTGGTGGCGAGGCTGCAAG ATGAAGGCAATCATTGCACTGGTGGCCGTCGTCCTCCTGCTCGTGATCATCA tcCCCATAGTCCTGAAGTACCACACCTGA
- the EEF1AKNMT gene encoding eEF1A lysine and N-terminal methyltransferase, whose translation MDLLPRSPAEFGSARYWDRFFRQRGQRPFEWYGAFPELCPVLLKYVRPRDKVLVVGCGNSELSEQMYDTGMCEDIVNIDISDAVIRQMQERSVSKRPKMSYLQMDMLHMDFPDAHFQVALDKGTLDAILSDDEEVTLSKVDRMFAEISRVLQVGGRYLCVSLAQSHVLKKAVEYFSQEGWGVRVHEVATSGDKQQFVLPVFVYVMTKFRKIPGSALQILEICPEEQDKPLRLESTERLVEAVKDRQHYALLCSQLSKAPCGEQLSLDLCDKASGRPRYTLHVVDSPAVKLSRDNRFAIFIIPQGRETEWLFGTEEGRKQLAASAGFGRLVTVALHREQHYEGMASIQAELSGKVMELAPPGLPARQQVPFLSAGGDIGVRTVWHCDTSPLSGEFVVEDVKGDNACYFRRLVFLSNRNVVQSEARLLAPAPPPGQKKWRKGKKKPGPAEPPMAIDKSYLCCEHHKAMVAGLCLLGSSGPLPGTPIAVLVVGLGGGSLPLFVHDYFPQAHVAVVEIDPSMLEVATRWFGFSQDDRMQVHIADGLDHVDKLAAEAPAQYDAIMFDVDSKDLTVGMSCPPPAFVEKPFLEKVKTILKPEGVFVLNLVCRDTQLKETVLAILREVFPLLYTRHIDGEVNEILFCQPSPKSRRDPVELTVLAQALERSMQQLGRSWDSSYALADMLQAVTIL comes from the exons ATGGATCTgctgccccgcagccccgcggaGTTCGGCTCGGCGCGGTACTGGGATCGGTTCTTCCGGCAGCGCGGGCAGCGGCCCTTCGAGTGGTACGGGGCGTTCCCGGAGCTGTGCCCCGTGCTGCTCAAGTACGTCCGGCCCCGCGACAAG GTTCTCGTGGTCGGCTGTGGGAACTCGGAGCTGAGTGAGCAGATGTACGACACGGGGATGTGTGAGGACATTGTGAACATTGACATCAGTGATGCTGTGATCCGTCAGATGCAGGAGCGGAGTGTCAGCAAGAGGCCAAAGATGAGCTACCTGCAGATGGACATGCTTCACATGGACTTCCCGGATGCCCACTTCCAAGTGGCCCTAGACAAAGGCACGCTGGATGCCATACTCAGTGATGACGAGGAGGTCACTCTATCTAAGGTGGACAGGATGTTTGCTGAGATCAGCCGGGTCCTGCAGGTGGGAGGGCGCTACCTCTGCGTCTCCTTGGCTCAATCCCACGTGCTGAAGAAAGCAGTGGAATACTTCTCCCAGGAGGGCTGGGGAGTGCGTGTTCATGAGGTGGCCACCAGCGGGGACAAGCAGCAGTTTGTCTTGCCGGTCTTTGTCTACGTGATGACAAAGTTCAGGAAGATCCCTGGCTCTGCACTGCAGATCCTGGAGATCTGCCCCGAGGAGCAGGACAAGCCACTGCGACTGGAGAGCACAGAGCGGCTGGTGGAGGCGGTGAAGGACAGGCAGCACTAcgccctgctctgcagccagctcaGCAAAGCCCCCTGCGGGGAGCAGCTTTCCCTGGATCTGTGTGATAAAGCCAGTGGCAGACCGCGCTATACGCTGCATGTAGTTGACAGCCCTGCAGTGAAACTCTCCCGTGACAATCGCTTCGCCATCTTCATCA TCCCACAGGGCAGAGAAACCGAGTGGCTCTTTGGGACGGAGGAAGGGCGGAAGCAGCTGGCTGCCAGCGCGGGCTTTGGGCGCCTGGTCACTGTGGCcctgcacagggagcagcactATGAGGGCATGGCAAGCATCCAGGCAGAGCTGTCGGGGAAGGTGATGGAGCTGGCCCCGCCGGGCCTCCCTGCCCGGCAGCAG GTACCCTTCCTGTCTGCAGGAGGGGACATCGGGGTGCGGACGGTATGGCACTGTGACACCAGCCCCCTGAGTGGGGAGTTCGTTGTGGAGGATGTCAAGGGGGACAATGCATGCTACTTCCGTCGCCTTGTTTTCCTCAGCAACAGGAACGTGGTGCAGTCAGAGGCCCGGCTCCTGGCCCCTGCACCTCCCCCAG GCCAGAAGAAATGGAGGAAAGGCAAGAAGAAGCCTGGCCCTGCTGAGCCTCCTATGGCAATTGACAAGAGCTACCTGTGCTGCGAGCACCACAAGGCCATGGTGGCggggctctgcctgctgggcaGCTCCGGCCCCCTACCAG GAACTCCGAttgcagtgctggtggtgggACTTGGTGGTGGCAGCCTGCCCCTCTTTGTCCACGACTACTTCCCACAGGCTCACGTGGCCGTGGTGGAAATCGACCCCTCCATGCTAGAGGTGGCCACACGATGGTTTGGCTTCTCCCAGGATGACCGGATGCAGGTGCACATTGCTGATGGCCTGGACCATGTGGACAAACTGGCAGCTGAAG ccccagctcagtACGATGCCATCATGTTTGATGTGGACAGCAAAGACCTCACAGTTGGGATGAGCTGTCCGCCCCCAGCATTCGTGGAGAAGCCCTTCCTGGAGAAAGTTAAAACCATTCTCAAGCCGGAAG GGGTCTTCGTGCTCAACCTGGTGTGCCGTGACACTCAGCTGAAGGAAACTGTCCTGGCCATCCTCAGGGAAGTATTTCCCCTGCTCTACACACGCCACATCGATGGGGAGGTCAACGAGATCTTGTTCTGCCAGCCCAGCCCCAAGAGCCGGCGGGACCCTGTGGAGCTCACAGTACTTGCCCAGGCACTGGAGAGGTCAATGCAGCAGCTGGGGCGCTCCTGGGACAGCTCGTATGCACTGGCAGACATGCTGCAGGCCGTCACCATCCTCTGA
- the ITPA gene encoding inosine triphosphate pyrophosphatase: MAAPGRRSVVFVTGNAKKLEEVTQILGDSSPYTLVAKKIDLPEYQGEPDEISVQKCREAARQIRGPVIVEDTCLCFNALGGLPGPYIKWFLEKLKPEGLYKLLAGFEDKSAYALCTFAFSTGNPEEPVKLFKGQTHGVIVEPRGPRDFGWDPCFQPDGYDQTYAELPKAVKNSISHRYRALSELSAFFLQSNPTESPSVPS; this comes from the exons ATGGCGGCGCCGGGGCGGAGGAGCGTGGTGTTCGTGACGGGCAACGCCAAGAAGCTGGAGGAG GTCACTCAGATCCTCGGGGACTCCTCTCCGTACACGCTGGTGGCGAAGAAGATTGACC TGCCCGAGTACCAGGGGGAGCCGGACGAGATCTCCGTGCAGAAGTGCCGTGAGGCCGCCCGGCAG ATTCGGGGTCCTGTTATTGTAGAGGACACCTGCTTGTGCTTCAATGCCCTGGGGGGACTTCCAGGACCGTACAT aaAATGGTTCCTGGAAAAGCTCAAGCCAGAAG GCCTGTACAAGCTGCTGGCTGGCTTTGAGGACAAATCTGCCTATGCTCTTTGCACCTTTGCGTTCAGTACTGGAAACCCAGAGGAGCCCGTGAAGCTGTTCAAAGGCCAGACGCAT GGGGTGATTGTTGAGCCCAGAGGGCCTCGAGATTTCGGCTGGGATCCTTGCTTTCAGCCTGACGGCTACGACCAGAC CTATGCGGAGCTGCCCAAGGCTGTGAAGAATTCCATCTCACACCGGTACCGCGCACTGAGCGAGctctctgccttcttccttcAGAGCAACCCCACAGAGTCCCCCTCCGTTCCCAGCTAA